The following proteins are encoded in a genomic region of Diabrotica virgifera virgifera chromosome 1, PGI_DIABVI_V3a:
- the LOC126879003 gene encoding uncharacterized protein LOC126879003, protein MKSLLILAVVCLTATAFHRPEHDRVQQTIAECQKETGSTVNELENVRLGKINPGTGKQVLCVHRKLGFMDENGDILATPYKQHVENITFDKGRQQEFQACSKPEGENAEAKAVNFDKCFQSVLQKMGRD, encoded by the exons ATGAAGTCCTTGTTAATTCTGGCTGTGGTCTGCTTAACAGCG ACTGCATTTCACAGGCCTGAACACGACAGAGTACAGCAGACGATAGCAGAATGCCAGAAAGAAACCGGTTCAACTGTAAACGAACTCGAAAATGTTAGACTTGGGAAGATAAACCCTGGTACCGGCAAGCAAGTTCTTTGTGTCCATCGTAAATTGGGATTCATGGATGAGAATGGTGACATTCTTGCTACTCCATACAAACAACACGTTGAAAATATTACTTTCGACAAGGGTCGTCAGCAAGAGTTCCAAGCATGTAGCAAACCTGAAGGAGAAAATGCCGAAGCTAAAGCTGTTAATTTTGATAAATGCTTCCAATCTGTTTTACAAAAAATGGGCCGTGATTGA